Below is a genomic region from Kribbella qitaiheensis.
TCGTCAGCCCGACAGCTTCATCACCGTCGGGCAGCCCCGCTCCTACGCGCGAGCCGCTAACGAGCAAGGCACCCTGGTGCTTGAGTATCGCGAAGCCGGGAAGCACTTCCAGGTGAGGGAGGTCCCGCTGGATCGGATCGCCGATGCCTTGTCGCAGTGGGCGGCCGGGCAACGCCAGTTCATCGCCCGCCACAGCTGGCGACGCCTACAGCCCGAGGACCTCTGACATGCGTGAGCGAGCGCTCAAGGCGGCCGACGACTGGGTCTGGATCCCGCCGGACGCGGAGGACTACATCGAGGCGGACTACCGCCTGACTGTGTATCCCGACCGCACCAGCGTTCAGTGGTCCACGACCGAACGCCCGTTGGACGAGGTCATCGCGGAGGTGCGCGAGCGCGCCCGTGGCACCAATCCCGTACTGCGCTGGTGGGTGAAGGGGCACACCAAACCGGACAACACCGCCGCCATCCTGCTGGACCACGGTTTCGAGCTGGTCGAGACGGTCGAGGTGCTCGCGCGCCAACTCAGCACCGCCGACGACCTCAGATCCACCCTGAACCCGCCGAGCGAGATCGAAGTACGCCCAGCAAATACGCCGGACCTCATCTACTTGGCCGGGCAGATCGACGCCGAGGTGTTCGACTGGCCGGCCCCGACGCCGCTGCAGCTCCAGCAGGAGAGCGACTCAGCGGCCAAGGCCATGGGTTCCCCCGAGACGGGCCGCTACCTCGCCTACGTCCACAACCAGCCGATCGGCACGGCCGGTTTCACCATCACCGACGGCGTACTGCGCCTCTGGGGCGGAGGCGTCCTCGCCAAGGCGCGCGGCCGCGGCGCCTACCGGGCCCTACTGGCGGCCCGCTGTGCGCAGGGCGTTGCCAAAGGCGCAACGCTCGCCCTCGTCAAAGGCCGGATCGCCACCTCCGCACCCATCCTCAGAAGGGCCGGCTTCACCTCGTACGGCACCGAGCAGTGCTATCAGGGGGCGCTGCCGACCTGACTTCCCGCGAGGACAGGAATTTTCTCCCGATCCATCCAGGATTCGCTCCCCTGGCCAAAAGGGCTGCCCCGGGTGCAGCATCGGGTGAAGGGACGGGGTGGTCGGGATGTTGTTGGTTGTCGGTGGCACCGGTGATTTGGGTGGGCGGGTTGTGCGGCTGTTGCGCGACCAGGGGAACGAAGTCCGCTGCCTGGTCCGGGAGGGTTCGGACGACTCCGAGCTCCGGCGACTCGGCGTGCAGGTGACGAGCGGCGACCTCACCGAGCCCGGGAGTCTGGCTGCTGCCTGCCAGGGGATAGCCACGATCGTGGCAACCGCGACGGTCATTGCCAGACGCCTGGCCGGGGCGAAGAAGCCGTCGATCAAGGAGGCCGATGAGGTCGGGATGGCGTCCCTCGTCGATGCCGCCGAGGCGGCCGGCGTACGGCGGTTCGTCTACATCTCCTTCCCCGGTGTCGAGGATGCCTCCGGCTCACCGTTGGAACTCGCCAAGCTGGCGATCGAGAAACGCCTGGAAAGGTCGACCCTGCAACGAGTTGTCGTTCGAGCGGACGCCTTCCAGGAGATTCACCTGGCCCCGCTCGGCCGGTTCGACCTGGCCGCCGGCAAGGTCGCGGTGATCGGCAAGGGGAATTCGAGGCGCCGGTGGATCAGCACGGCCGACGTCGCCGCGCTGCTGGCGGCGGTCGCGGTCGAACCAGACCCACCCACCCTGATCGAGGTCGGTGGTCCCGAGGCGATCAGCCGGAACGAGGCCGTAGCCATCGCGGAAGCTCTCATCGGCCGCCCGTTGAAGGTTCAGCACATGCCCAGGCTCGTCGCCCGGCTCGCAGTCCGGCTGCTCAGCAGGTCGAACGACGGACTCGCCTCGGTCTTCGGCACGGGTCTGCTGCAGGATGTGCGAGCGGCCGACTGGGACGACGAGCCACTCCGCCGGCGCGGCATC
It encodes:
- a CDS encoding GNAT family N-acetyltransferase — protein: MRERALKAADDWVWIPPDAEDYIEADYRLTVYPDRTSVQWSTTERPLDEVIAEVRERARGTNPVLRWWVKGHTKPDNTAAILLDHGFELVETVEVLARQLSTADDLRSTLNPPSEIEVRPANTPDLIYLAGQIDAEVFDWPAPTPLQLQQESDSAAKAMGSPETGRYLAYVHNQPIGTAGFTITDGVLRLWGGGVLAKARGRGAYRALLAARCAQGVAKGATLALVKGRIATSAPILRRAGFTSYGTEQCYQGALPT
- a CDS encoding SDR family oxidoreductase, with the translated sequence MLLVVGGTGDLGGRVVRLLRDQGNEVRCLVREGSDDSELRRLGVQVTSGDLTEPGSLAAACQGIATIVATATVIARRLAGAKKPSIKEADEVGMASLVDAAEAAGVRRFVYISFPGVEDASGSPLELAKLAIEKRLERSTLQRVVVRADAFQEIHLAPLGRFDLAAGKVAVIGKGNSRRRWISTADVAALLAAVAVEPDPPTLIEVGGPEAISRNEAVAIAEALIGRPLKVQHMPRLVARLAVRLLSRSNDGLASVFGTGLLQDVRAADWDDEPLRRRGIEPRSATTYLREQVRLLADTQKH